From one Lotus japonicus ecotype B-129 chromosome 3, LjGifu_v1.2 genomic stretch:
- the LOC130745970 gene encoding hexokinase-1-like, whose amino-acid sequence MKTGKVATVIGAATACAVAAVVVQRYVKKSRRWGRVMAILKELEEKCATPMWKLRQVADAMTVEMHAGLASEGGSKLKMLITYVDNLPTGNEEGLFYALDLGGTNFRVLRVQLGGKDGGIVSQDFTEVSIPPNLMVGTSDELFDYIAAELAKFVAQEDQKFQVPPGGRRELGFTFSFPVMQTSITSGNLIKWTKGFNIDDAVGKDVVAALTEAIQRQGLDMRVTALVNDTVGTLAGGRYTNKDVIAAVILGTGTNAAYVERAQAIPKWHGTLPKTGEMVINMEWGNFRSSHLPLTEYDSSLDAESLNPGEQIFEKIISGMYLGEIVRRVLCKMAEEALIFGDTVPSKLKVPFILRTPDMSAMHHDSSADLSVVGSKLKSILEIPGTPLEVRKVVVELCNIIATRGARLSAAGIFGILKKLGKDTISDVEGQKNVIAMDGGLYEHYSEYSQCLENTLHELVGEDVSKSVVIEHSNDGSGIGAALLAASHSQYLEG is encoded by the exons ATGAAAACGGGGAAGGTGGCGACGGTGATCGGAGCTGCGACGGCGTGcgcggtggcggcggtggtggtgcagCGGTACGTGAAGAAATCACGGCGATGGGGGAGAGTAATGGCGATATTGAAGGAGTTGGAGGAGAAGTGCGCCACGCCGATGTGGAAGCTCAGGCAGGTTGCCGATGCCATGACGGTGGAGATGCATGCCGGTCTTGCTTCTGAAGGTGGTAGCAAGCTCAAGATGCTTATCACTTACGTTGATAATCTACCAACCGG CAATGAGGAAGGGCTATTTTATGCATTGGACCTTGGAGGGACAAACTTTCGAGTGTTACGCGTGCAACTGGGAGGCAAGGATGGTGGTATTGTCAGTCAAGATTTTACTGAGGTTTCAATTCCTCCTAATTTGATGGTTGGGACATCAGAT GAACTCTTCGATTATATTGCTGCAGAACTTGCGAAATTTGTTGCCCAAGAAGATCAAAAGTTTCAAGTTCCTCCTGGTGGACGGAGAGAACTAGGTTTTACCTTTTCATTTCCTGTCATGCAAACGTCAATTACTTCTGGGAACCTTATCAAGTGGACAAAAGGCTTCAACATAGATGATGCA GTTGGCAAGGATGTTGTGGCAGCACTGACAGAAGCCATTCAGAGACAAGGCCTTGATATGCGTGTAACAGCTTTG GTCAATGATACAGTTGGGACATTAGCTGGAGGTCGATACACAAACAAGGATGTTATCGCGGCTGTTATTTTAGGCACTGGAACAAATGCGGCATATGTGGAACGTGCTCAGGCAATACCAAAATGGCATGGTACTTTGCCCAAGACCGGAGAGATG GTTATCAATATGGAATGGGGAAACTTCAGGTCGTCACACCTTCCATTAACTGAGTATGATTCTTCATTAGATGCTGAGAGTTTAAACCCCGGTGAACAG ATTTTTGAGAAGATAATTTCTGGGATGTACTTGGgagaaattgttcgtagagttCTGTGCAAAATGGCTGAAGAAGCTTTAATTTTTGGTGACACGGTTCCTTCAAAACTGAAAGTTCCATTCATATTAAG GACACCTGACATGTCTGCAATGCATCATGACTCATCTGCTGATCTCAGTGTGGTTGGAAGCAAACTGAAGAGCATTTTGGAG ATACCTGGTACCCCTCTGGAAGTGAGGAAGGTGGTTGTTGAGCTTTGCAATATTATTGCTACCCGCGGTGCTCGTCTTTCTGCTGCTGGCATCTTCGGTATCCTGAAGAAGTTGGGAAAAGACACCATCAGTGATGTTGAGGGTCAGAAGAATGTGATAGCCATGGATGGTGGGTTGTATGAACATTACTCTGAGTATAGCCAGTGCCTGGAGAATACCCTTCATGAGTTGGTTGGTGAAGATGTCTCAAAAAGCGTTGTGATTGAGCACTCCAATGATGGTTCAGGAATCGGTGCTGCTCTTCTTGCTGCCTCTCATTCCCAGTACCTTGAAGGTTAA